TCCCAGCAAAGAACTCCGACGTGGagaaacccaaaaccaaaatgaTCATCACTTCCAGGAGGGATTATCCCCTCACCAAGAGCTTCCCTTTCTCCCTGGAGCACCTGCAGACCTCATACTGCAAGCTGGCCAGGATCGACAGCAGGGTGCTGTGCCTGAAGAAGCTGCGCAAGCTGGACCTGAGCCACAACCACATCAAGCAGCTGCCGGCCACGCTGGGGGACCTGGTGTGCCTGCAGGAGCTCGACCTGCACGACAACCACCTGGAGGCCTTCAGCGGGGCCCTGTGCAGCTCCGGCCTGCAGaaatccctgcagctgctggaccTGAGCCAGAACCAGATCCAGGCGCTGCCCATTGAGTTCTGCCAGCTGCGGGGCCTGGTGCAGCTGCGGCTGGACGACAACGCCCTGCTGCGCCTGCCCTGCCGCATCGGGCAGCTGAGCCGCCTGCGCTTCCTGTCGGCCGCGCGCAACAAGCTGCCCTTCCTGCCCTGCGACTTCAGGAAACTCTCCCTGGAGAACCTGGATCTCTTTGGGAATCCCTTTGAGCAGCCCAACCCGCTGGTTCCCAACATCCAGCTGAAGATCCCATTGACTCTGCTGGAGTGTGCTGCCAGGGCCACCGTCAATCACAGGTAAGGGCGGCGAGGGCACACCTGGCACTGCTCCTTCACacctgccctccctcccctggttccttcctttcccctcaGTGCCTGTTTTCCCACCTATTAACTTCATAAGATTAAAGTTCTTTTGAATTCTCCTTGTCAAGTCACAGGATAAGGCAGGGAATTGGTGCCTTTGGAAGCATTTAAGGAAAGGCAGAGATTGAAGTGTTTTCATCCACCAAAGGGGGATGAACAGAATATTTTTGGCCAACTTTGGGAAAAGAGAATCAGTTCTACAGCCCTGAGCCACTTCTTCTGCAGGCTTTCCCCTGCCATAGGTTTTCTTTAAGCTCCTCATTTCCCTTGGTGTTCTGGCTTATTCAGAGAAGCCCAGCTCTgaggtaatttaaaaaatacgATTTCACCAAGTAAACACCACCCTCCCGGGCTGCTGTTTGTTATCagctccctcctcttcccccacaCCACTTCCACCCCTGATCCTCCATGCACCAGCAGCCTCCAGgtagcagcagctgctgctcccaccctgctctgggtgggaagggagcaCAAAGACAGAAATTTGGCACAgaaagaggggagagagaggctGGAAGTGTCCTTAATCTTCATCCTGTGCCCGTTCCTGCCTTGAGGGTGGGCAGTGCCCCGTAAACCCGGGGTAATTGTGCAGAAGTTTGCACCAAAGGCATCCACGGGCACACCCTGAAGGGAGCTGAGCCACCACATGTTCTGGGCCAAATCACCTGCTGCTGACCTCGCTGATTTTATAATTAAACCCCACGTGTCTCCTTTCCCAACCTTATATAAATTGCAGTGGGTTTGATGTAAATATTAAGGCTTTTTTCTACCTCTGAAAGTCCCTCAGCACTGGTCAGATTTCAGTTACTGTAAAAACCTCGAGAAAGGGATGAAACAGAAGGAGAAGGTACAAAAATAATGTTTGGAAATCAGTCTTCATTCTGGGAAAGTACCAGAGTTCTTGATTAtgcttttcccagaaaaaaaggGTGTTCTGAAATTAAggtcataaaaaaaaaaaaaacccagaagagtCTTAGCTGTGTGAGTGATGGTGTGTGGAAAGACTTGGGAATGTGTAGGTGGAGGCAGGATGTGAGTCAGTGGGATCTGGGCTGAGTTTGGAGTgccagctgggcactgctgagacCCACACTTCAGCCACCTGACAGAATTCCTCAGgggaattatttattttgtaccCCGAGCTCGACACTGCTCCGCTGTAATTTCCAACAGGAGCAATTCCCCTTCCCAACTCTGGATGTCATTGCTGACACGATGGATGAAGAGAGCTGTGGAGCAGGAGAACTTTTCATTTCATGcctgcagggcagtgctgctgcaaaaGGCTCAGTTTATCTCCTGCTTTCTCTGAGTTTTTTTGTAACACTGCTACTCCTTGGTGTAAGAAGGAGGAGTAAATCGTGGGTGCTGTGTCAGGCCAGGGTGAGACACAGAGAATGTGAGGGAAGAACAGAACGTGCTCAGTTGTCTCAGTATTCTTAATCTTCCTTTAATTCTCTAATTCTCATTACTCTTAATCTTTCTAATTCCCTAACTggcagcccaggctgccagGAGTGCTGTGAGCTCCCTGTTGCAGTGTCTCCCAGGGTTCATGTCCTTAGGGACTGCCTTGGGATGTGGCATTTCATTCCTAAAAATCTCAGGAATTGGCATTTCAGTCCCAAATCTCTGGTTTTCCATGTCTGTGGATGCCTGGAGAGGCtccctggaacagaggctggacagagttaaagaataaagtagggatttattaaaagccTTCACAGGacacaccttgggcagtgcaagAGCCCGGCCATGGCTCCACTCAAGATGGACTCAGAGTCACAacttttcacacttttataagctTTGGTCCCTTTCCACACTGGGGTTCActgtccaattccagctccaggtgctgcagTCCCACCCTCCCAGGTTGCTCTCCTCCAGTCCCTGCTGTTGGCACTttctggggctggagctgcagcggtgtccttggttctgggctggaaaaggattgctgtgtgtgcctgagctgtgaggagagcgagctgctggccctgtgtgtggagttcagagttatttaccagggcagggcagagccggGGAACACAAGAGCTCAGACGGAAGGCATCGTGTGCCCTGGGAATGGCTGGTGCCCGTGTCATGTCCCTGCCTTTGAGTGATGTGGCAGTCACATTCACTGGACAGAGAcacaattctgtctctcaggactgcacagagagaagaaaacaatctttatctctgcccCTTTGctttccccatgtggaatgtggtgtggagattgttcacctgcagtgatggctgggttggatcctggtgaaggttgtttggggtcagtgaccaatggggtccagctgtggctcgggcgctcagcagagtcacgagtttgtaGTTGgataggtaagtaagaagtcAGTATGTAGAATAGTCTCCCTTTAAATATCATATTAATATGATATAGTATAGTTGTAATGAAGCtgtccttcagccttctgatctggagccagacatcaccatttcttccctgagccgGGGTTTGCCACATTTTTACTGTAGAGTGACACAGAGAACTCTGTGCTGagctctccctctctcctctcGTCCCACAGAATCCCTTACGGCTGccacctcctcccttcccacctcTGTAAGGACCTGGAAGTGGCCAAAACGTGTTGCTGTGGGAGCGCCTGCCTGAGCAGCTTCATCCAGATCACGGTGACCATGAACCTGCACCACGTGGCCCACACCGTGGTGCTCGTGGACAACATGGGGGGCACGGAGGCTCCTGTCCTCTGCTACTTCTGCTCCCTGCACTGCTACTCCCAGTTCCTGGACAGGCACCTCCAGAGCAACGGGTGACAGGGCCGAGCTGTGCCTGAGCCTCACGGGGTGTCTGGGGATGGAGGAGCCTGGCGGCGTCTGCTGCTCGTCACCCGCGGTGTCACCGGTTCCCTGCGGAGACAGATCCCTCTGGGAGCGAGGGGACACGGCCCGGCCTGGCCTGACACTTCCCCCCCCGGAATCTCCTCTGCCTGGAGCACGAAGCACTGTTGAGCTGGAGAGAACCTTCCTTGGAAGGTATTTCCCTTCTCCTGCCGCCGCGGCGTGCTCGGGGATGCCTGTGCTTTGTGGGGTGAGTGGCTCCTGCTTGGAAGGACGAAGGGAATTTACCCCAGACTTACCCGGGTGAGCTCTGCCAGGGCCAGGACTGCTCTCCACTCTTCCCAGGGGAGGAGAAACCACACCCAGACCGGTTATGGAATCCCAGGTGCTTCTTTTTGTAAAGGTTCTGTTACAACATTCCCACTCGGAGCAGGGACCAGCACTGCTGCGTTTTTACCAGAGcaaatgtttggttttggggtttctctcTTTGTGATAccagaaatgtcttttttctaAATACGTGCCTCAAACTTTGTTTCTTAATCGTCCTGTTTTAACGATTCTTGAATTTGTCTCACTGTGTTGACTTATTAAACTTTGAAACCCTTCTGTGGACGTGTGCACTGTGTTTTGTCTGAGGGGTTTTCCATCCACTGCATTCCAGGAATTAACTGCTGGGATTTTTCTGGGGAAGACACCAAAATGTTCAGCATATCCACaaattcttttatttcctgTCCTGTCAGCTGCTCCGTGACTGGGAGATGGGAACAGCAGGGAACAAATAAATGCGATTCTAGAATTAGCTcgtctgatttttttaattcttaccACTCAAGAAGGGCTTCATAATCCTGATCTTTCAAACCTAGAATTAGTTTGAGAGGTTTTTAGGAATCCCATTCCCTGGAACGTGTGATGGCTTGGAGCACACAGAAGTGGCACCGAGTGCCAGCTGGGGGAGGTTTggtttggatattgggaaaatttcttcatggaaaggggGGTTTGGCACAGGGCACTGATGGAGTCACAATCCCTGCAGGGATCTCGGCCGGTTTTCTTGTCTTGTTCTTGCAATTCTGGAATTATTTTACTCTTACATTAATGCTGAAAGCTTCGGAGTCATTTCATACTTGCCATTCTAGAATTcattaatctgatttttttaattcttaccATTCAAGAATGGGTTCATAATCCTAATCTTTCAAAtctagaattattttattttattctgtcaatcttacaatttttttctttccatcttagaattattttattttccaatccCACGATGACTTCACCTTATTCCTGCATTTCTAGAATGATTTCTCACTTATTCGTGTCATTGCAGAATGCTTTTTAACGTGCTGTTTTTCAAACCTAGTATTCACTTCTTTTTGGTGCTAGTCCCGCGGATCCCGGCTGCTTTCCGTGCGTTTTCCTTGCATTTCCAGagttattttcccttttttttccccaatcccGAAGGATTTCGCGGATTTCCCGACCCCGCCCCTCCTCACTCCTTGGCCCCGCCCCCTCTCGGCGCCGTCCAATCAGCGCGCggtgcggcggcggcggctgcgcggccccccggcgcggcggAAGCGCCGCGGAGTTGATTGACGGCTCCTCCGACCAACGGCGACGCCGCGGTTGCCGCGGCGGCGGCCAATGGGGAGCGGCGACGTGTgcgcgcggggcggcggcggcgcgcgcgcgctgggagcgggagcggcggcggcggcggcggcgggagcggcggagcggggccgccgccgccgggacGATGCGGCTGCGCGTCTACAAGCgcaaggtgctgctgctggcgctGGCGCTGGCGCTCTGCGCCCTGGCGCTCTGGGGcaccggcggcggcggcgggcggcggcggcagctgcagcagcagc
This window of the Anomalospiza imberbis isolate Cuckoo-Finch-1a 21T00152 chromosome 6, ASM3175350v1, whole genome shotgun sequence genome carries:
- the LRR1 gene encoding leucine-rich repeat protein 1: MRLQCEVEVLSRLLPTCGLRGRGRAARALLSLGRPPGAAGAGIYLMVCTARDRGGARYKVQQNVERLFTRFVEEGKATVRLREPAVDLCLSKANVINLKAFLSAVRLAHQGNDTGVLPLSPLVPAKNSDVEKPKTKMIITSRRDYPLTKSFPFSLEHLQTSYCKLARIDSRVLCLKKLRKLDLSHNHIKQLPATLGDLVCLQELDLHDNHLEAFSGALCSSGLQKSLQLLDLSQNQIQALPIEFCQLRGLVQLRLDDNALLRLPCRIGQLSRLRFLSAARNKLPFLPCDFRKLSLENLDLFGNPFEQPNPLVPNIQLKIPLTLLECAARATVNHRIPYGCHLLPSHLCKDLEVAKTCCCGSACLSSFIQITVTMNLHHVAHTVVLVDNMGGTEAPVLCYFCSLHCYSQFLDRHLQSNG